CGGCGAGATCGACCCGCGCAAGGTGAACAAGCCCCTCAAGGGCCACTTCTCCAAGGCCGACGTCACGCCCCGCCGCCACCTCGTCGAGATCCGTACCGCCGACGCGAGCGAGTACACCCTCGGCCAGGAGGTGACCGCCGAGACCTTCGAGTCGGGCGGCAAGGTCGACGTGACCGGCAAGAGCAAGGGCAAGGGCTTCGCCGGTGTCATGAAGCGCCACAACTTCAAGGGCCTCGGCGCCGGCCACGGCACGCAGCGCAAGCACCGCTCTCCCGGCTCCATCGGCGGCTGCGCCACCCCCGGTCGGGTGTTCAAGGGCCTGCGCATGGCGGGCCGCATGGGCAACGAGCGGGTCACCACCCAGAACCTGACCGTCCACGCCGTTGACGCGGAGAAGGGCCTGCTGCTCATCAAGGGCGCGGTTCCCGGTCCGAACGGCGGCCTCGTCCTGGTCCGCACCGCGGCCAAGGGGGCCTGAGGGAACGATGAGCACTGTTGACATCCTTTCGCCGGCGGGCGACAAGGCCGGTACCGTCGAGCTCCCCGCGGAGATCTTCGACGCCAAGATCAGCATTCCGCTGATCCACCAGGTCGTCGTCGCGCAGCTGGCCGCGGCCCGTCAGGGCACGCACAAGACCAAGACGCGCGGCGAGGTCCGCGGCGGTGGCAAGAAGCCGTACCGCCAGAAGGGCACCGGCCGCGCCCGTCAGGGCTCGACCCGCGCGCCGCAGTTCGCGGGCGGTGGCGTCGTGCACGGTCCCGTGCCGCGCGACTACTCGCAGCGGACGCCCAAGAAGATGAAGGCCGCCGCCCTGCGCGGTGCCCTCACCGACCGGGCCCGCAATGACCGCATCCACGTCGTCTCCGGTGTGATCGAGGGCGACGCCCCGTCCACCAAGGCGGCCAGGAGCCTGCTCGGCAGGATCAGCGAGCGCAAGAACGTGCTGCTGGTCGTCGACCGCACCGACGAGGCCGCGTGGCTGTCCGCCCGCAACCTCCCCCAGGTGCACATCCTGGAGCCGGGCCAGCTCAACACGTACGACGTGCTCGTCTCGGACGACGTGGTCTTCACCCAGGCCGCCCTGGAGGCCTTCGTGGCCGCCCGTACGCCGGCCGCCGCGACCGCTGAAGGGAGCGAGGCCTGATGGCTACGCGTCACCCGAGCATTGCCCCCAAGGCGGCCAAGGCCGCGAAGGCGGCCCGCATCGCCAAGGCGAGGCGGCACGCCACCGAGGGCAGGAACACCGTCGAGACGCCGCTGAGCAAGTCGTACACGGACCCCCGTGACATCCTGCTCAAGCCGGTCGTCTCCGAGAAGAGCTACGCGCTGCTCGACGAGAACAAGTACACGTTCGTCGTCGACCCGCGTGCCAACAAGACCCAGATCAAGCAGGCCGTCCAGGCGGTCTTCTCGGTCAAGGTCACCGGGGTCAACACGATCAACCGCCAGGGCAAGCGGAAGCGCACCCGCACCGGTTTCGGCAAGCGCGCCGACACCAAGCGCGCGATCGTGACCCTTGCCGAGGGCGACCGTATCGACATCTTCGGCCAGGCCTCCTGAGGGAGCGCCCTGGTCCGAATATCGGACGAGGACTGAGAAATGGGAATCCGCAAGTACAAGCCGACGACGCCGGGCCGCCGTGGCGCCTCCGTCGCCGACTTCGTCGAGGTGACGCGGTCCACGCCGGAGAAGTCGCTGGTCCGCCCCCTGCACAGCAAGGGCGGCCGTAACAACGCCGGTCGTGTGACCGTTCGCCACCAGGGCGGCGGGCACAAGCGTGCCTACCGTCTGATCGACTTCCGCCGCCACGACAAGGACGGCGTTCCGGCGAAGGTCGCGCACATCGAGTACGACCCGAACCGCACCGCACGCATCGCGCTGCTGCACTACGCCGACGGCGAGAAGCGCTACATCCTCGCGCCGCGCGGCCTGACCCAGGGCGACCGGGTCGAGAACGGCCCCGCGGCCGACATCAAGCCGGGCAACAACCTGGCGCTGCGCAACATCCCGGTCGGTACGACGCTCCACGCGATCGAGCTCCGTCCGGGCGGCGGCGCCAAGTTCGCCCGCTCCGCCGGCGCCTCGGTGCAGCTGCTCGCGAAGGAGGGCTCGATGGCCCACCTCCGCATGCCCTCCGGAGAGATCCGGCTGGTCGACGTCCGCTGCCGCGCCACCGTCGGCGAGGTCGGCAACGCCGAGCAGTCGAACATCAACTGGGGCAAGGCGGGCCGCAAGCGCTGGCTGGGCGTCCGCCCGACCGTCCGCGGTGTCGCGATGAACCCCGTCGACCACCCGCACGGTGGTGGCGAGGGCAAGACCTCCGGTGGCCGCCACCCGGTGAGCCCCTGGGGTCAGAAGGAAGGACGTACGCGCTCCCCCAAGAAGGCGAGCAACAAGTACATCGTCCGCCGCCGCAAGACGAACAAGAAGCGCTAGGAGCGGGTTCAGATGCCGCGCAGTCTCAAGAAGGGGCCCTTCGTCGACGACCACCTGATCAAGAAGGTGGACGTCCAGAACGAAGCCGGCACCAAGAACGTCATCAAGACCTGGTCCCGTCGCTCGATGATCGTCCCGGCCATGCTCGGCCACACGATCGCGGTGCACAACGGCAAGACCCACATCCCGGTGTTCGTCACCGAGTCGATGGTCGGCCACAAGCTCGGCGAGTTCTCGCCGACGCGCACCTTCCGGGGCCACGTCAAGGACGACCGCAAGTCGAAGCGCCGCTGACGCGGGGTGCAAACGACATGACGAACGTGTCAGACACTGAAGGGACAACCATGGAAGCCAGGGCTCAGGCGCGGTACATCCGCGTCACGCCCATGAAGGCCCGCCGCGTGGTGGACCTCATCCGTGGCATGGACGCCGCGGAGGCTCAGGCGGTCCTGCGTTTCGCCCCGCAGGCCGCGAGTGAGCCGGTGGGCAAGGTGCTCAACAGCGCCATCGCCAACGCCGCGCACAACTACGACCACACCGATGTCACCAGCCTCTTCGTTTCCGAGGCCTTTGTGGACGAGGGCCCGACCCTGAAGCGGTTCCGGCCGCGCGCCCAGGGCCGTGCCTACCGGATCCGCAAGCGGACCAGCCACATCACCGTGGTCGTCAGCAGCAAGGAAGGAACCCGGTAATGGGCCAGAAGGTAAACCCGCACGGGTTCCGGCTCGGTGTCACCACCGACTTCAAGTCGCGCTGGTACGCCGACAAGCTGTACAAGGACTACGTCAAGGAAGACGTCGCCATCCGCCGGATGATGACGAAGGGCATGGAGCGCGCCGGCATCTCCAAGGTGGAGATCGAGCGCACCCGTGACCGTGTGCGGGTCGACATCCACACCGCGCGCCCCGGCATCGTCATCGGCCGCCGCGGCGCCGAGGCCGACCGCATCCGCGGCGACCTGGAGAAGCTCACCGGCAAGCAGGTCCAGCTGAACATCCTCGAGGTCAAGAACCCCGAGGTCGACGCTCAGCTGGTGTCGCAGGCCGTCGCCGAGCAGCTCTCCTCGCGCGTCTCCTTCCGCCGCGCCATGCGCAAGAGCATGCAGTCGGCGATGAAGGCGGGCGCCAAGGGCATCAAGATCCAGTGCGGTGGCCGCCTCGGCGGCGCCGAGATGTCCCGCTCGGAGTTCTACCGCGAGGGCCGCGTGCCCCTGCACACGCTCCGTGCCAACGTGGACTACGGCTTCTTCGAGGCCAAGACCACCTTCGGCCGGATCGGCGTGAAGGTGTGGATCTACAAGGGCGACGTGAAGAACATCGCCGAGGTCCGCGCCGAGAACGCGGCCGCCCGTGCCGGCAACCGCCCGGCCCGTGGTGGCGGCGGCTCCGACCGCCCGGCCCGTGGCGGCCGCGGTGGCGAGCGGGGCGGCCGTGGCCGCAGGCCGCAGCAGCAGCCGAGCGCCGCCGCGGCGAGCGCCGAGGCACCCAAGGCCGAGGAAGGCGCCGCGGCTCCCGCGGCACCCGCCGAGACCAGTGGAACGGAGGCCTGACCGACATGCTGATCCCACGTAGGGTCAAGCACCGCAAGCAGCACCACCCGAAGCGCAGCGGCGCTGCCAAGGGCGGTACGCAGGTGTCGTTCGGCGAGTTCGGTATCCAGGCGCTCACCCCGGCGTACGTGACGAACCGTCAGATCGAGGCCGCTCGTATCGCGATGACGCGTCACATCAAGCGTGGCGGCAAGGTCTGGATCAACATCTACCCGGACCGCCCGCTGACGAAGAAGCCCGCCGAGACCCGCATGGGTTCCGGTAAGGGTTCGCCGGAGTGGTGGATCGCGAACGTCAAGCCTGGCCGGGTGATGTTCGAGCTGTCCTACCCGAACGAGAAGATTGCGCGTGAGGCGCTTACCCGCGCTGCTCACAAGCTTCCGATGAAGTGCCGCATCGTTCGGCGCGAGGCAGGTGAAGCGTGATGTCGGCCGGTACCAAGGCCTCCGAGCTGCGCGAACTGGGCAACGAGGAGCTTCTGGGGAAGCTCACCGAGGCCAAGGCAGAGCTGTTCAACCTCCGCTTCCAGGCGGCGACCGGCCAGCTCGAGAACCACGGGCGGCTGAAGGCCGTCCGCAAGGACATCGCCCGGATCTACACCCTGATGCGCGAGCGTGAGCTGGGCATCGAGACGGTGGAGAGCGCCTGATGAGCGAGACGAACGTGACTGAGACTGCAACCAAGAGCGACTCCGAGGAGCGCGGCTTCCGCAAGACCCGTGAGGGTCTCGTCGTCAGCGACAAGATGGACAAGACCGTCGTCGTCGCTGTCGAGGACCGCGTCAAGCACGCGCTGTACGGCAAGGTCATCCGCCGTACCAGCAAGCTCAAGGCGCACGACGAGCAGAACGCCGCGGGTGTCGGCGACCGTGTCCTCCTGATGGAGACCCGGCCGCTCTCCGCGACGAAGCGCTGGCGCGTCGTCGAGATCCTCGAGAAGGCGAAGTAATACTGCGGGGCCCCAGCGCCCCGCATGCCCCCGCTGGGGCCCGCCGCCCGGGCAGAGAACCGGGCGGCGGCCTCCAGCACCAGTTCCGCCAGGCTCTCCGGCTCACCCCGGAGGGAACCGGCAGACGATCAGGAGAAAGACGTGATCCAGCAGGAGTCGCGGCTGCGCGTCGCCGACAACACCGGTGCCAAGGAGATCCTTTGCATCCGTGTTCTCGGTGGCTCGGGCCGCCGCTACGCGGGCATCGGTGACGTCATCGTCGCCACCGTCAAGGACGCGATCCCCGGTGGCAACGTGAAGAAGGGTGACGTCGTCAAGGCGGTCATCGTTCGCACCGTCAAGGAGCGCCGCCGCCCGGACGGCTCGTACATCCGTTTCGACGAGAACGCCGCCGTCATTCTGAGGAACGACGGCGACCCCCGAGGCACCCGTATCTTCGGCCCGGTCGGCCGTGAGCTGCGCGAGAAGAAGTTCATGAAGATCATCTCGCTGGCCCCGGAGGTGCTGTAGGCATGAAGATCAAGAAGGGCGACCTGGTCCAGGTCATCACCGGCAAGGACAGGGGCAAGCAGGGCAAGGTCATCGCGGCCTTCCCCAAGCTCGACCGTGTTCTCGTCGAGGGTGTCAACCGGGTCAAGAAGCACACCAAGACCGGCCAGACCGCACGCGGCTCGAAGACCGGCGGCATCGTGACCACCGAGGCCCCGATCCACGTGAGCAACGTCCAGCTCGTGGTGGAGAAGGACGGCAACAAGGTCGTCACCCGCGTCGGCTACCGCTTCGACGACGAAGGCAACAAGA
The nucleotide sequence above comes from Streptomyces sp. TS71-3. Encoded proteins:
- the rplV gene encoding 50S ribosomal protein L22 encodes the protein MEARAQARYIRVTPMKARRVVDLIRGMDAAEAQAVLRFAPQAASEPVGKVLNSAIANAAHNYDHTDVTSLFVSEAFVDEGPTLKRFRPRAQGRAYRIRKRTSHITVVVSSKEGTR
- the rplP gene encoding 50S ribosomal protein L16 is translated as MLIPRRVKHRKQHHPKRSGAAKGGTQVSFGEFGIQALTPAYVTNRQIEAARIAMTRHIKRGGKVWINIYPDRPLTKKPAETRMGSGKGSPEWWIANVKPGRVMFELSYPNEKIAREALTRAAHKLPMKCRIVRREAGEA
- the rplC gene encoding 50S ribosomal protein L3, with translation MTTKNIKGILGEKLGMTQVWDENNRVVPVTVVKAGPCVVTQVRSGDRDGYESVQIAFGEIDPRKVNKPLKGHFSKADVTPRRHLVEIRTADASEYTLGQEVTAETFESGGKVDVTGKSKGKGFAGVMKRHNFKGLGAGHGTQRKHRSPGSIGGCATPGRVFKGLRMAGRMGNERVTTQNLTVHAVDAEKGLLLIKGAVPGPNGGLVLVRTAAKGA
- the rpmC gene encoding 50S ribosomal protein L29 — its product is MSAGTKASELRELGNEELLGKLTEAKAELFNLRFQAATGQLENHGRLKAVRKDIARIYTLMRERELGIETVESA
- the rplW gene encoding 50S ribosomal protein L23 — protein: MATRHPSIAPKAAKAAKAARIAKARRHATEGRNTVETPLSKSYTDPRDILLKPVVSEKSYALLDENKYTFVVDPRANKTQIKQAVQAVFSVKVTGVNTINRQGKRKRTRTGFGKRADTKRAIVTLAEGDRIDIFGQAS
- the rplX gene encoding 50S ribosomal protein L24, which codes for MKIKKGDLVQVITGKDRGKQGKVIAAFPKLDRVLVEGVNRVKKHTKTGQTARGSKTGGIVTTEAPIHVSNVQLVVEKDGNKVVTRVGYRFDDEGNKIRVAKRTGEDI
- the rpsQ gene encoding 30S ribosomal protein S17 translates to MSETNVTETATKSDSEERGFRKTREGLVVSDKMDKTVVVAVEDRVKHALYGKVIRRTSKLKAHDEQNAAGVGDRVLLMETRPLSATKRWRVVEILEKAK
- the rpsS gene encoding 30S ribosomal protein S19; its protein translation is MPRSLKKGPFVDDHLIKKVDVQNEAGTKNVIKTWSRRSMIVPAMLGHTIAVHNGKTHIPVFVTESMVGHKLGEFSPTRTFRGHVKDDRKSKRR
- the rplB gene encoding 50S ribosomal protein L2; protein product: MGIRKYKPTTPGRRGASVADFVEVTRSTPEKSLVRPLHSKGGRNNAGRVTVRHQGGGHKRAYRLIDFRRHDKDGVPAKVAHIEYDPNRTARIALLHYADGEKRYILAPRGLTQGDRVENGPAADIKPGNNLALRNIPVGTTLHAIELRPGGGAKFARSAGASVQLLAKEGSMAHLRMPSGEIRLVDVRCRATVGEVGNAEQSNINWGKAGRKRWLGVRPTVRGVAMNPVDHPHGGGEGKTSGGRHPVSPWGQKEGRTRSPKKASNKYIVRRRKTNKKR
- the rplN gene encoding 50S ribosomal protein L14 — protein: MIQQESRLRVADNTGAKEILCIRVLGGSGRRYAGIGDVIVATVKDAIPGGNVKKGDVVKAVIVRTVKERRRPDGSYIRFDENAAVILRNDGDPRGTRIFGPVGRELREKKFMKIISLAPEVL
- the rpsC gene encoding 30S ribosomal protein S3, with the translated sequence MGQKVNPHGFRLGVTTDFKSRWYADKLYKDYVKEDVAIRRMMTKGMERAGISKVEIERTRDRVRVDIHTARPGIVIGRRGAEADRIRGDLEKLTGKQVQLNILEVKNPEVDAQLVSQAVAEQLSSRVSFRRAMRKSMQSAMKAGAKGIKIQCGGRLGGAEMSRSEFYREGRVPLHTLRANVDYGFFEAKTTFGRIGVKVWIYKGDVKNIAEVRAENAAARAGNRPARGGGGSDRPARGGRGGERGGRGRRPQQQPSAAAASAEAPKAEEGAAAPAAPAETSGTEA
- the rplD gene encoding 50S ribosomal protein L4; the protein is MSTVDILSPAGDKAGTVELPAEIFDAKISIPLIHQVVVAQLAAARQGTHKTKTRGEVRGGGKKPYRQKGTGRARQGSTRAPQFAGGGVVHGPVPRDYSQRTPKKMKAAALRGALTDRARNDRIHVVSGVIEGDAPSTKAARSLLGRISERKNVLLVVDRTDEAAWLSARNLPQVHILEPGQLNTYDVLVSDDVVFTQAALEAFVAARTPAAATAEGSEA